The following are encoded together in the Bradyrhizobium algeriense genome:
- a CDS encoding IclR family transcriptional regulator, giving the protein MNSAGGNRSLQRGVEILRAFRQGIDVLGNGEIAERTGIPRATVSRLTRTLVQAGMLDDVRSERAYRLAAAVMSFGHAMRMSSPILNALGPMMRVESMRRKINVGLATADRSMMVYLESVRFNPRVVLRNVVAGQQVPMELTSLGRAYLAGITEQERAKLFAGFTRRGAGATQNLLAEVQRSIRSVKRDGYCAVSWQRGVLAVATPIIVKGLPVYALNMSTQNVQPTSRLSAEMGAYLLAFAKRCNEALAGK; this is encoded by the coding sequence ATGAACTCTGCTGGCGGCAATCGTTCGTTGCAGCGGGGCGTCGAGATCCTGCGGGCGTTCCGTCAGGGAATCGATGTGCTCGGAAACGGGGAGATCGCAGAGCGGACCGGAATTCCGCGAGCGACGGTCAGCCGGCTGACTCGCACGCTGGTCCAGGCCGGCATGCTGGACGATGTTCGCAGCGAACGCGCCTACAGGCTGGCCGCGGCAGTGATGAGCTTCGGGCACGCGATGCGCATGAGTTCGCCGATCCTCAACGCCTTGGGGCCGATGATGCGCGTTGAATCCATGCGGCGGAAGATCAATGTTGGATTGGCCACCGCGGACCGCTCGATGATGGTCTATCTGGAATCCGTCCGATTCAACCCGCGCGTTGTTCTGCGCAATGTCGTTGCGGGGCAGCAGGTGCCGATGGAATTAACCTCGCTCGGGCGCGCCTATCTGGCGGGGATAACCGAACAAGAAAGAGCCAAACTGTTTGCAGGCTTCACGCGGCGCGGTGCCGGCGCAACGCAGAATTTGCTCGCCGAAGTGCAGAGATCGATCCGCTCTGTCAAGCGCGATGGCTATTGCGCCGTCTCGTGGCAGCGCGGCGTTCTGGCTGTTGCGACACCGATCATCGTCAAGGGTCTCCCGGTGTACGCGCTCAATATGAGCACGCAGAATGTGCAACCCACCTCACGGCTGTCTGCCGAGATGGGGGCCTACCTCCTGGCGTTTGCAAAGAGGTGCAATGAGGCACTCGCCGGCAAATAA
- a CDS encoding M20 family metallopeptidase yields MDNRSNIWRGVDTIKPRFVDLSDRVWAMPEVCYTEARSSAEHLAELRHQGFRITEQVAGIPTAVMGEWGEGGPVIAFLGEYDALPGLSQEAGVAEPRPLEAGGHGHGCGHNLLGSAALLAATAVKDWLAEHKAPGRVRYYGCPAEEGGAAKAFMVRDGAFDDADIAITWHPSSFWEVVVTPSLANTRADFIFTGRTSHAAASPHLGRSALDAVELMNVGVNYMREHMPSDARVHYALLDTGGIAPNVVQAHARVRYSIRDRDLPGMNELVERVHKIAQGAALMTETKVEMKIISAVSNLLPNTPLEAALHRIMEELGPPHFDDTDKDFAAKIRSTLTDKDIASVYHSIGMEPTDRPLADFIVPLNAKRNPQIGSTDVGDVSWVVPTVQVHAPTVAIGTPFHTWQVVAQGKSPHAHKAMVQAAKAMAGLGVRALTEPDLIAAAKADLNKRTTRTPYVSPLPDSVAPPLDMSLT; encoded by the coding sequence ATGGATAATCGCAGTAACATCTGGCGTGGCGTCGACACCATCAAGCCGCGCTTCGTCGACTTGAGCGACCGCGTCTGGGCGATGCCCGAGGTCTGCTACACCGAGGCGCGCTCGTCCGCCGAACATCTGGCCGAGCTGCGCCACCAGGGTTTCCGCATCACCGAGCAGGTCGCAGGCATTCCGACCGCGGTGATGGGCGAATGGGGCGAAGGCGGGCCCGTGATCGCTTTTCTCGGCGAATATGACGCCCTGCCCGGTCTCAGCCAGGAGGCCGGCGTGGCCGAACCTCGCCCGCTGGAGGCCGGCGGCCATGGCCATGGTTGCGGCCACAATCTGCTCGGTTCCGCCGCCCTGCTCGCGGCCACGGCCGTGAAGGATTGGCTCGCCGAACACAAAGCGCCGGGGCGCGTGCGCTATTACGGCTGCCCCGCGGAAGAAGGCGGCGCGGCAAAGGCCTTCATGGTGCGCGATGGCGCCTTCGACGACGCCGACATCGCGATCACCTGGCACCCGTCGAGCTTCTGGGAAGTCGTGGTGACGCCCTCGCTCGCCAATACGCGCGCAGATTTCATCTTCACCGGGCGCACCTCGCATGCCGCGGCCTCGCCGCATCTCGGCCGCAGCGCGCTGGATGCGGTCGAGCTGATGAATGTCGGCGTCAATTACATGCGCGAGCACATGCCGAGCGACGCCCGCGTCCATTACGCCCTGCTCGACACCGGCGGCATTGCCCCCAACGTGGTGCAGGCCCATGCGCGCGTGCGCTATTCAATCCGCGATCGCGACCTGCCCGGCATGAACGAACTGGTGGAGCGCGTCCACAAGATCGCGCAGGGCGCGGCATTGATGACCGAAACCAAGGTGGAGATGAAAATCATTTCCGCCGTCTCCAATCTGTTGCCGAACACCCCGCTCGAGGCGGCGCTTCATCGCATCATGGAGGAACTCGGCCCGCCGCATTTCGATGACACCGACAAGGATTTCGCCGCAAAAATCCGCTCCACGCTGACGGACAAGGATATCGCGTCCGTCTATCACTCGATCGGCATGGAGCCGACCGACCGGCCGCTGGCCGATTTCATCGTGCCGCTTAACGCCAAGCGTAATCCGCAAATCGGCTCGACCGATGTGGGCGACGTGAGCTGGGTCGTGCCGACCGTTCAGGTCCATGCCCCGACGGTCGCGATCGGCACCCCGTTCCATACCTGGCAGGTGGTGGCGCAGGGCAAGAGCCCGCACGCCCACAAGGCCATGGTTCAGGCCGCCAAGGCGATGGCAGGGCTCGGCGTCAGGGCGCTGACGGAACCGGACCTGATCGCCGCCGCCAAGGCCGACCTGAACAAGCGCACCACCCGGACGCCCTATGTCAGTCCGCTGCCGGACAGCGTCGCGCCGCCGCTGGATATGTCGCTGACCTGA
- a CDS encoding peptide ABC transporter substrate-binding protein has product MLDNELRTMIDEVKDGRMDRRGFVQRMLAFGLTAPMATQILAIGGVALAEGPSVYKPTKRGGGGALKLLWWQGPTLLNPHFATGTKDQDGSRLFYEPLACWDPDGNMKLVLAAEIPSLQNGGLAADGMSVTWKLKPGVKWHDGKPFTADDVVFNWEYARDPATATVTIGVHRDITVEKVDDLTVRILFKKPTPFWADAFVGAPQSIIPKHLFAEYKGAKSREAPNNLSPVGTGPYKFVEFKPGDVIRGELNPDYHMPNRPHFDTIEMKGGGDAISAARAVIQTGEYDFGWNIQVEDDVLLRLEKGGKGKTVYAVGGDTEFIALNFTDPNTEVDGERSSIKTKHPLFSDPAVRKALSMLVDREAVKKVIYGRAGRVTPNFLNGPEKFVSKNTTWEFSIEKASKLLDDAGWKVGTDGIREKDGKKLKLLYQTAINGPRQKTQAIVKQACQKAGIDVELKSVVASVFFSSDVANPDTYAKFYADLEMFQIPMSQPDPAQHMRRYHSRNVATKENKWQGVNFPRWVNKDYDATIDAAEAETDLVKRAALYIKANDIMMQDTVFIPVMHRLKVEACSNALRPVVSGWANETDNLFDWYREATG; this is encoded by the coding sequence ATGCTGGACAACGAACTGCGAACCATGATCGACGAAGTAAAGGACGGCCGCATGGACCGCCGCGGCTTCGTTCAGCGGATGCTTGCGTTCGGTCTCACCGCGCCCATGGCGACGCAGATTCTGGCCATCGGCGGCGTGGCCCTGGCCGAGGGCCCGTCCGTTTACAAGCCGACCAAGCGCGGTGGCGGCGGCGCGCTGAAACTTTTGTGGTGGCAGGGACCGACCCTGCTCAATCCGCATTTCGCCACCGGCACCAAGGACCAGGACGGCTCGCGCCTGTTCTATGAGCCGCTCGCCTGCTGGGATCCCGACGGCAACATGAAGCTGGTTCTGGCGGCCGAAATTCCCTCGCTCCAGAATGGCGGGCTGGCCGCCGACGGCATGTCCGTGACCTGGAAGCTCAAGCCTGGCGTCAAATGGCACGACGGCAAACCCTTCACCGCCGATGACGTGGTGTTCAACTGGGAATACGCCCGCGATCCCGCCACCGCCACCGTGACCATCGGCGTTCACCGCGACATCACCGTCGAGAAGGTCGACGATCTCACGGTCCGCATCCTCTTCAAGAAGCCGACGCCGTTCTGGGCCGATGCCTTTGTCGGCGCTCCCCAAAGCATCATCCCCAAGCATCTGTTCGCGGAATATAAAGGCGCCAAGTCGCGCGAGGCCCCGAACAACCTCTCCCCCGTCGGCACCGGTCCCTACAAATTCGTCGAGTTCAAGCCGGGCGATGTCATCCGCGGCGAACTCAATCCTGACTACCATATGCCGAACCGCCCCCACTTCGACACCATCGAAATGAAGGGCGGCGGCGATGCCATCTCGGCCGCGCGCGCCGTTATTCAAACGGGCGAATATGATTTCGGCTGGAACATCCAGGTGGAAGACGACGTCCTGCTGCGTCTGGAAAAGGGCGGCAAGGGCAAGACCGTGTATGCGGTCGGTGGCGACACCGAATTCATCGCGCTGAACTTCACCGATCCCAATACCGAGGTCGACGGCGAACGCTCCTCGATCAAGACCAAGCATCCGCTGTTCTCCGATCCGGCGGTGCGCAAGGCGCTCTCCATGCTGGTCGACCGAGAGGCCGTCAAGAAGGTCATCTACGGCCGCGCCGGACGCGTCACGCCCAATTTCCTCAACGGCCCCGAGAAGTTCGTTTCCAAGAACACGACCTGGGAATTCAGCATCGAGAAGGCGTCCAAGCTGCTGGACGACGCCGGCTGGAAGGTCGGCACCGACGGCATCCGCGAGAAGGACGGCAAGAAGCTGAAGCTTCTGTACCAGACCGCGATCAACGGCCCGCGCCAGAAGACCCAGGCCATCGTCAAGCAGGCCTGCCAGAAGGCCGGCATCGACGTCGAGCTGAAATCGGTGGTCGCCTCGGTGTTCTTCTCCTCCGACGTCGCCAATCCCGACACCTACGCCAAGTTCTACGCCGACCTCGAGATGTTCCAGATCCCGATGAGCCAGCCGGATCCGGCCCAGCACATGCGCCGCTATCATTCGCGCAACGTCGCCACCAAGGAAAACAAGTGGCAGGGCGTGAACTTCCCGCGCTGGGTCAACAAGGACTACGACGCGACGATCGATGCCGCCGAGGCCGAGACTGACCTGGTGAAACGTGCCGCGCTCTATATCAAGGCCAACGACATCATGATGCAGGACACCGTTTTCATTCCGGTGATGCACCGCCTGAAAGTGGAAGCCTGCTCCAACGCGCTGCGCCCGGTGGTCAGCGGCTGGGCCAACGAAACCGACAACCTGTTCGACTGGTACCGGGAGGCGACGGGATAA
- a CDS encoding ABC transporter permease: MSQYVLRRLLIAVPSLFGISLVLFIVLALAPGDPFSELATNPNVPPEVAAALRTKFGLDDPIHLRYLHWITAMLQGDWGFSFVSRMNVDTLILQRLPTTLYVIGSAQLLALAIAIPVGVYAATRPYSIFDQIANTLAFIGFSLPTFFTGLLFILLFSITLDWLPFVYTSDIKATGFRWVIEQVRQAIMPVMVLGLFQAASMTRFVRSAMLDVIRLDYVTTARAKGLGQARVIVKHAMRNAMIPVVTLVALQMPAVFGGAIVTEQIFRIPGIGSLLISSILSNDTPVVMAVTFVFACLVVLFNLIADVLYGWLDPRISLR; this comes from the coding sequence ATGAGCCAGTATGTGCTGCGTCGTCTCCTGATCGCGGTGCCGAGCCTGTTCGGCATCTCGCTTGTGCTGTTCATCGTGCTGGCGCTGGCGCCCGGCGATCCCTTCAGTGAACTCGCGACCAATCCCAACGTGCCGCCCGAAGTAGCCGCGGCGCTTCGGACCAAGTTCGGCCTCGACGACCCGATCCATCTGCGTTACCTGCACTGGATCACGGCCATGCTGCAGGGCGACTGGGGCTTTTCCTTTGTCAGCCGGATGAACGTCGACACGTTGATCCTGCAGCGCCTGCCGACGACGCTCTATGTGATCGGCTCGGCGCAACTGCTTGCGCTCGCGATTGCGATCCCCGTCGGGGTCTATGCCGCGACGCGGCCCTATTCGATCTTCGACCAGATCGCGAACACGCTCGCCTTTATCGGCTTTTCGCTGCCGACCTTCTTCACCGGCCTGCTGTTCATCCTGCTCTTTTCGATCACGCTGGACTGGCTGCCTTTCGTCTACACCTCCGACATCAAGGCGACCGGCTTCCGCTGGGTGATCGAACAGGTTCGGCAGGCCATCATGCCGGTGATGGTGCTCGGGCTGTTTCAGGCCGCCTCAATGACGCGCTTCGTGCGCTCTGCCATGCTGGACGTGATCCGCCTCGATTACGTCACCACCGCCCGCGCCAAGGGCCTCGGGCAGGCCCGGGTGATCGTCAAGCACGCGATGCGCAACGCCATGATCCCGGTCGTCACGCTGGTCGCGCTGCAGATGCCCGCCGTGTTCGGCGGCGCCATCGTCACCGAGCAGATTTTTCGCATTCCGGGCATCGGCTCGCTCCTGATCTCCTCCATTCTCTCCAACGACACGCCGGTCGTGATGGCCGTGACGTTCGTCTTCGCCTGTCTTGTCGTGCTCTTCAACCTGATCGCGGATGTCCTTTATGGCTGGCTTGACCCTCGCATCTCCCTCCGTTGA
- a CDS encoding ABC transporter permease yields the protein MAGLTLASPSVERRPAWSPWRETWRRYRRHKLAVVSAVLLIVLILAVVFGPFVWRVSINDIDFNARLEGPSLAHPFGTDDLGQDILARMIYGGRISLAVGLAAMAVAVIVGTVIGALAGMSRGALGHALMWLTDLFLSLPQLPLLLLLIYLFRDGLKAVFGPEGGIFILIVLVIGGLRWMPVARLVRAQFLSLREKDFVEAARALGASPLRQVVRHILPNALGPVIIAGTIDVAAAIIAESTLSFLGLGFPPDTPTWGRLLFDAKDFLDIAAHWALFPGGAIFVAVVAINFIGDGMRDALDARRVI from the coding sequence ATGGCTGGCTTGACCCTCGCATCTCCCTCCGTTGAGCGGCGGCCGGCCTGGTCGCCCTGGCGCGAGACCTGGCGGCGCTATCGCCGCCACAAGCTCGCCGTGGTCAGCGCGGTCCTGCTGATCGTCCTGATTCTGGCGGTGGTGTTCGGCCCGTTCGTCTGGCGCGTCAGCATCAACGACATCGATTTCAACGCCCGCCTTGAAGGCCCCTCGCTCGCCCATCCGTTCGGCACCGACGATCTCGGACAGGATATCCTCGCCCGCATGATCTACGGCGGACGCATCTCGCTCGCGGTCGGCCTCGCCGCGATGGCGGTCGCCGTCATCGTCGGCACGGTGATCGGTGCGCTCGCCGGCATGTCCCGCGGCGCGCTGGGGCATGCCCTGATGTGGCTGACCGACCTCTTCCTCTCGCTGCCGCAACTGCCGCTGCTGCTGCTCCTGATCTACCTGTTCCGCGACGGACTGAAGGCCGTGTTCGGCCCCGAAGGCGGTATCTTCATCCTGATCGTGCTTGTCATCGGCGGGCTGCGCTGGATGCCGGTGGCCCGCCTGGTGCGCGCGCAATTCCTCTCGCTGCGCGAAAAGGATTTTGTCGAAGCCGCCCGCGCGCTCGGCGCCAGCCCGCTGCGGCAGGTGGTGCGCCACATCCTGCCCAACGCGCTGGGACCGGTGATCATCGCCGGCACCATCGACGTCGCCGCCGCCATCATCGCGGAATCGACCTTGTCCTTTCTCGGCCTCGGATTCCCGCCTGACACCCCGACCTGGGGCCGGCTGCTGTTCGACGCCAAGGACTTTCTCGACATCGCCGCCCATTGGGCGCTGTTTCCGGGCGGCGCGATCTTCGTTGCGGTGGTCGCCATCAACTTCATCGGCGACGGCATGCGCGACGCGCTCGATGCAAGGCGGGTGATCTGA
- a CDS encoding ABC transporter ATP-binding protein, with protein MAPLLEIKGLKTHFATDDGMLQAVDGVDIALNKGETLCVVGESGCGKTVTAMSILKLIAMPPGRIVEGQILFEGRDLVPLTSHELDDIRAKQIGFIFQEPMTSLNPVLSIGEQIAESLRRHEGLSKKEALARTIEMLKLVQIPNAEGRVHDYPHQFSGGMRQRVMIAMALACKPKLVIADEPTTALDVTIQAQILDLLQDMKERFGMAVMLITHAMGVVAETAQRVVVMYAGKVVEEADVDSLFESPRHPYTQGLIRSIPRIDLDSAHKTRLEAIGGSVPMLINPAPGCRFAPRCRYAFGRCSETEPVLREVAPGHRMACHLEQTQGASS; from the coding sequence ATGGCGCCGCTGCTCGAGATCAAGGGCCTGAAGACTCACTTTGCCACCGACGACGGCATGCTGCAGGCCGTCGACGGCGTCGACATCGCGCTCAACAAGGGCGAGACGCTTTGCGTGGTCGGGGAATCCGGCTGCGGCAAGACCGTCACGGCGATGTCGATCCTGAAGCTGATCGCGATGCCGCCGGGCCGCATCGTCGAAGGCCAGATCCTGTTCGAGGGCCGCGATCTCGTGCCGCTCACAAGCCACGAACTTGACGACATACGCGCCAAGCAGATCGGCTTCATCTTCCAGGAGCCGATGACCTCGCTCAACCCGGTGCTGTCGATCGGCGAGCAGATCGCCGAGAGCCTGCGCCGCCATGAGGGCCTCTCGAAAAAGGAGGCGCTCGCCCGCACCATAGAGATGCTGAAGCTGGTGCAGATTCCCAATGCGGAAGGCCGCGTGCATGATTATCCGCACCAGTTCTCGGGCGGCATGCGCCAGCGCGTCATGATCGCGATGGCGCTGGCCTGCAAGCCAAAACTCGTCATCGCCGACGAGCCGACCACCGCGCTCGACGTCACCATCCAGGCGCAGATCCTCGATTTGTTGCAGGACATGAAGGAACGCTTCGGCATGGCGGTCATGCTGATCACCCACGCCATGGGCGTGGTCGCCGAGACTGCGCAGCGCGTCGTCGTCATGTATGCCGGCAAGGTGGTGGAAGAGGCCGATGTCGACAGCCTGTTCGAAAGCCCGCGGCATCCCTACACGCAGGGCCTTATCCGCTCGATCCCGCGCATCGATCTCGACAGCGCGCACAAGACCCGGCTGGAAGCGATCGGCGGCTCGGTGCCGATGCTGATCAATCCCGCCCCCGGTTGCCGCTTTGCGCCGCGCTGCCGCTACGCCTTCGGTCGTTGCTCCGAAACGGAACCGGTTCTGCGCGAGGTCGCACCGGGCCATCGCATGGCCTGCCACCTCGAACAGACGCAGGGAGCGAGCTCATGA
- a CDS encoding dipeptide ABC transporter ATP-binding protein: protein MSEPLLQVTDLKKHFSVKGGLLSREVGRVHAVDGVSFAVNRGETLGLVGESGCGKSTTARCVLRLVEPSEGEIVFDGRDVRGLSGGDLRAMRRNMQIVFQDPFASLNPRMTVAAILGEAFTIHELTSSASERDDRVASLLVKVGLKAEHMRRYPHEFSGGQRQRIGIARALAVEPKFIVCDEPVSALDVSIQAQVINLLEDLQAELNLTYLFVAHDLSVVEHISDRVAVMYLGRIVELASARDLYRHPQHPYTQALLSAVPVPDPKVKRKRIRLQGDVPSPMNPPRGCHFHTRCPIAEPRCRESAPELKQGSDGHFVACHLA from the coding sequence ATGAGCGAACCCCTGCTGCAAGTCACCGACCTGAAGAAGCATTTTTCCGTCAAGGGCGGACTCCTTTCGCGCGAGGTCGGACGCGTTCACGCGGTGGACGGCGTGTCGTTTGCGGTCAATCGCGGCGAAACGCTCGGACTGGTCGGCGAGTCCGGTTGCGGCAAGTCCACTACGGCGCGCTGCGTGCTGCGCCTCGTTGAGCCCAGCGAAGGCGAGATCGTCTTTGACGGACGCGACGTGCGCGGCCTTTCCGGCGGCGACCTGCGCGCCATGCGGCGCAACATGCAGATCGTGTTCCAGGACCCGTTTGCCTCGCTCAATCCGCGCATGACCGTCGCTGCGATCCTCGGCGAAGCCTTCACCATCCACGAGCTCACCTCCTCGGCCAGCGAACGGGACGACCGCGTGGCGAGCCTGCTCGTCAAGGTCGGACTGAAGGCCGAGCACATGCGGCGCTACCCGCACGAATTCTCCGGCGGCCAGCGCCAGCGCATCGGGATTGCGCGCGCGCTCGCGGTGGAGCCGAAGTTCATCGTCTGCGACGAGCCGGTTTCGGCGCTCGACGTCTCGATTCAGGCGCAGGTGATCAACCTGCTGGAAGATCTGCAGGCCGAACTCAACCTCACCTATCTTTTCGTCGCCCACGATCTCTCGGTGGTGGAGCATATTTCCGACCGCGTCGCGGTGATGTATCTCGGCCGCATCGTCGAGCTGGCGAGCGCGCGCGATCTCTATCGCCATCCGCAGCATCCCTATACCCAGGCGCTGCTCTCCGCCGTGCCGGTGCCGGACCCGAAGGTGAAGCGCAAGCGGATCCGCCTGCAAGGCGATGTGCCGAGCCCGATGAACCCGCCGCGCGGCTGTCATTTCCACACCCGCTGCCCGATCGCCGAGCCGCGCTGCCGCGAAAGCGCACCCGAACTGAAGCAAGGCAGCGACGGGCATTTCGTGGCTTGCCATCTGGCCTGA